The nucleotide sequence aattcgccctgagggggtcggtacaagggttctttaggcggtggcagcctttcctcgactttctggctcaaagatagggaactaggccggcggcggcagcaaacccgggggggaggggggggggggtttcagagggGCATTGGTTATgctaatttaatttattgttaatttattatgttgtttattgggtttggggggggtgggggtgttcgttatatgcgttgttatgggtgccggggggtgtttattattattattgttctgttgtacatttttcaaaaatctcaataaaaattattttttttttaaactatggtTTAGCCCCTTATTTactttcattggttctaattttCAGCTGAGACCCCCTCGGTTTgttcaggaaagtgtcagtcacttaacaggtgattggttaattagactggtgcgcgatcaatgaacacagaaacgaaggagtagtccgaatcggaGTCTTTAATCTTGTCTTGTAATTtaacaagaagtgtgcccagcagcttgagtacagaaagaacaatggctgctgggaaacatgggttcttgtactccgcctcgtaggcgaAGCTACCTTCCccttgaccaatgagaagacaacacttgggccaatgggcagcgagccttctacaccaatagcagctcacgctcccaggtactgtagtacctctagtcatactaccacatagacattaatcaattactcCAAATTCATTATCCTTCTCATGGCTCCTGTCCCGCATCAAACTCCCTATGTCACGTCTGGTTTCAGTTACAAGATTGTTGCAGATTTGTTGAATGCACCCTCGTATCGCTTCTCTACTGTACATCTTTTGCAACATTTGAGACAGTCATGGTCAGGATTCAAAAGTTTAGCCAGTTTCATAACTTGATCATATTTCTCCAAATTCAATACTTTTCAAGAATATTttattttccagtatattttaGCTAATTCTTTTCAAGGACCCCCTCTATAATTGTTGAACCCAACAGGTCCTTTCATCTCAGTTCCTGCCCTCATTTTACCATCCAAATCCTGCCCCATTTATCAAATATTGACAACGAACAAGTAAATGCTGTAACATTTTAGAATTTAAAAGGACATGTGTATTTCTAAAAGCTGTCTGTTTTGGAATCTTACATTTCCCATGTTTTGTTGATCCACTGCAATAAACACAAACTCATGTTGAGAAATGTAACCGTTCCCTTCCAGAGGCCATTCAAATTTTCAAGGAGTACATTATGAAAAACACAACAAATtgctttgacaaggtgtcacagaGGAAGCCCAAAACCTATAGCTCACTTGCCAGAACTGTGAATGTCACCTGTCCAAAAGAGCAGGGCACACTGGATGACTTTGTGGAGTCAGGTGCTTCGGGTATTGAGAGAGAAGTGAATGCTGCGCATCTCCTGTCATTGCCCCAGGAGAAAATGTGCTCCTCACAGCGAGTCCTGCTAATAGGTGATGCAGGAGTGGGGAAAAGTTGGGCTGCGACCAGCATCCAGCAAGAGTGGGCAGCATCTCGACCAAGTCCGCCGGTCAGCTGCGTCATTGTCTTCAGATTCTACGACTTGAATAGGATTGAAGGAAAGTCCACTCTACGGAAATTGTTTAagaagcagtgtgcaccattgTCAACTGTCCTAACAGAACTTCTCAGTAACCCTCGGGGTGTGTTGATCATTTTGGATGGATTGGATGAATTCAGTCATCAGTTGCAATGGGATTCATTGGATGGTGATTTTAACATAGACACTGAGGCTGAAGTAAATATTCTTGTTTCCAAAATAATTTCCAAGGATCTCCTTAAAGAAGCACAAGTATTGGTTACCTCCCGATGGAATACCAAGCCGATGGAAGCTAACAAGAAATATTTTGATTGCGTCCTTGTTATCTCCGGGTTTACTAATGATCAGCTGAGAAGATATTGTGAATTGTTCTATCAGGGAAAGGAAAAGGCAGCAAAAATGTATCAACACATTACAGAAAATGACACCATCAACTACCTGACTTCTAATCCCCTCAACAGTTATATCCTGTGCAATATTCTGGACAGATGTAGCTGCAGTCTAGACGCGATAACACATTTGCCAGCGACGAACAGCAAAGTATTCTTGCTGTTCCTTTACAGCCTGGTTAACTGTGATGCGACTGAAAAATTGAAGTCTGAGACTGAACAGAAATTGCTTAAAGATACCATCCTGAACTTGGGAGAACTGTGCTTCAACAGTTTGCTGTCAGGGAaacttgaaatgaaaacagatgatctggatgCCTATGGAATAAACCCAGAAGTTCTTTCAGCATATTTTTCAAACCTTATCTTGGAAAAGACGTGTGAGGGTCAAAGTACTTTTGAGTTCCAGCATGTTGTGctgaaggaacagtttgcagcttTGTATTGTGCAACTTCACTGAAAGATGATACTGAAGAGTTGATCAAAAATCTGGACCTTTGGTGTTTTGGGAAAATGCCACTGAATCAAAAAAGCCAATATTACCTGAGAGCATTTAAGCCTGAAGACACCgagaaaatggacaatttcacaagaCTTCTCATGGGCTCATTAACAGCAGGGAAAGATAGCACATTATGGAATTGTAACTATCCTCTCACTCGTTCCACAGCCAGAGCTCTCATAACTTGGTTCAAAAGTCATCTTGAACAAGATATTAAGAAGACGGAGATGCTGAGTTTAATGCGTTGTCTTTTTGAACTGCATGATTCAACTGTAACAGCAGCAGTATCTCCACATATCAAACATGTAGATTTTTTCAACATTTCTCTGAGCCCACTCGACCTCACTGCTTTGCGTTATTGCCTCAGTCATTCCACTGTGGACACATTGGATTTAAGGCTCTGTACCTTGGGGGACTTTGGAATACAACTGCTCAAAGAAATATTGTTCAAGTGCAAAACTGTTTCGTGAGTAATATTCTTTGTAAGAATTTGAAGTGCTAGTACaataggggctgaattctccgcctcccgtcACCGGCAGCTGGAATTACGATCAGATGGAGAATAGTGGGTAATGAAAAAATCACGATTTGCACCCGGAACCATTCTCCAGGCTCCCGCTGGCAAGAGTTAGTGAAGTTTGCACCCCCGCCAGCGGACCCATGGAGAACTGCCATTTGTATGGGTTTAAATCTCATTAACATGTTGAAAACAAGGATGCTTCAGCCCTCTGCGTGTAATGTTCCACCCCTCTCAGGTGGGAGTTACTGAGTGTGAATTGGTGGAAGTATTTACAAGTGGGTGCCAAGGCGGTTGAGGGAGAGCAAGAGAGTAAAAGTGTCCTGCTTGCTGGGGGGGTGGCTGCTTAGGCCGGGAGGAATAGCGGGAATGACTTGGTGCCAGGTCTGTGCCCTCGGGATGTCTCCCTCGGAGTcgcctggctcagaccgccattgctgtagCATGTGTTTTAAACACCCCTtcggtgctacttacaggcccctggcagaaggaggccattcggcccatcgaatctgcaccaaccctccgaaagagcaccctacctagatccacaccccaaccccatccccgtaatccaacctaactttttggacactaaggggcaatatagcatatccaatccacctaacctgtacgtctttcgactgtgggaggaaaccggagcatccggaggaaacactgggagaaagtgcaaactccacacagtcacccaatgctggaattgaacccgggtcactggcgctgtgagacagcactgtgccaccgtgccgtccactaTGTCAGGTTGGAGATCCTTATTAGGCATGTTTCAAAACTCTTAATTGTCACTATCATCTTGTGTTACAGAGTAAGTTCCAACAAACTGACTGAAAAGTCAGCAGAGATTTTGAGTGAAATCCTTCAACGCCCGCAGTGCAACATTGAGACATTGTCGTGAGTTTTTTCATCACAAACTTCATTCATTAAAATTGCTCAGATTTCAATATAAAATCTAACCCCTATCATTTGTGTCTCTGGGTTTATTGTTTTGTTTAGATGTGGCACAAACAGTTTTGGTTCCAAAGGAACTCAATTTCTTTGGAAAGCTCTGGCAAAAAATCAAAGCCTCAAATTCCTTCGTTTGTACGATAATCAGATTACAGATGAAGGTACAGAAAACATGGTTCAGCACCTGAGATGCAACAGAACGCTTGAGAAAGTCTAGTAAGTATGCCGTATGTGTCCTTGCACATTTGTGCACTGCATATGTGTGTTATTGAgttaagaattatttttttttacatccaagggatgtgggtttcgctggcaaggccagcatttgttgcttcatccttaattacccttgagaagctggtggtgagttgccttcttgaaataCTGCATTCCATATGTATATGTATACCCATAGTGCAgttagagagggagtttcaggattttaacccagcgacagtgaaggaacggcaatatatttccaaatcagggtggtgagtgacttggagggcaacgtccatgtgatggtgttcccaggtatctgctgttcctgtccttccagatggtaacgGTTGTGGGATTGACAGGTGCTTTCTAAGGAGTCTTGGCGAATTCatgcagtgcatattgtagataacatatactgctgccactgtgcattggaggtggagagtttgaatgttgatGGGAGGGataccaatcaagcaggttgctttatacagcgctgaggacctgggttcgaatcccagccctgggtcactctcggtgtggagtttgcacattctccctgtgcctgcgtgggttcctccccccccccccccccccccccccccaaacccaaagatgtgcagggcaggtggattgaacacactaaattgccccttagttggaaaaaaaatgaattgggtatactaaatttatttttaaaaagttataggTTGCTATCCTGATAATaccccttttatcccaactctcctgtcttctattagttagccaatcctctatccatgtcaataaacggcaccaacaccatgggctctcatCTTATTAAGCAACCTTTTGTATgataccttatcaaacgccttttggaaatccaagtatgttACATTCTTCTGGTTCCCACCCCAAAAATTTCTAATACATTtgtcatgaagccatgctgactctgcttgattatattatgtatttctaaatgctctgatAGTACATCCTTTATAGTGGACTTGGTAACATTTTCCCAATCATAGATGTcgttaactggcctataattacctgttttttgactccctccctctctttttgaatgAGTATGTTATGTTGGCGGTTTTCCAATTCTCTGGGACATCTcaagaatttaaggattcttggaagatcaTTACTGGTGCATCCACTATCGCTGtaactacttcctttaatatcctaggaTACAGTCCGTCAGGTCCAGAGGCCTTATTAGCCTTTAGCTTCATTAGTTTACCTAGCCTCTGAACTGGTCTTGtgaccacagtatttaaatgccagtccagttcagtttctggtcaatggtaagctcAAGGATATTGATCGcgaaggattcagcaatggtaatgccattgaatgtcaatgggtgatggttagattgtgTGTTTTTGGAGATTgtcaatgcctggcacttgtgtggcacgaatgttacttgtcagttTAAGCCTGGATATCGTCCGTTTGGACGTGAACTGCTTCAGCGTCTGAGGAGTTGGaaaaggtgctgaacattgtgcaataatcAATGAGCGTGCCCACTTCTAACCGaatgatggaaagaaggtcattgatgaagtagctgaagttgGTCAGTCCTAAGACACTCCCCCTGAGGCacccctgcagtgatatcctggaactgAGCTGATTGTCCCccgacaaccacaaccatcttgctTTGTGTTAGGCATGATTCCAGCCAGCAGAGAgtattcctcctgattcccattaactccagttttgctggggctccttaatgccatagtcagtcaaatgctgtcttgatgtcaagggcagtcactctcacctcacctctggagttctgcacttttccccatgtctggAAAAAAGctgtagtgaggtcaggagctgagtggttctggcagaacccaaactgagcgtgaATGAGCAGGTtatatagaatccatacagtgcagaaggagaccatttggcccattcagtctgcaccgactctgaaAGAGCCTCCTACCGCCGCActgtaaccccgcacattgataataaccaatcaataataataatctttattagtgtctaagtcacaatccacctaacctgaacttctttagacactaaggagcgatttagcatggccaatccacctaacctgtatatatttggattgtgggaggaaaccggagcacctaaaggaaacccatgcagacacaacgaAAAcaggcaaaccccacacagttgcTAAGGAGGTGCTACTtattagcactgttgatgaccccttccatcactttactgattatCATAATTGGCCATgttagatttgtcctgcattttgtgtacaggacatacctgggcaattttccacattgccgggtagatgtcaaGGCCTGGAGCAGCCTGGCAAGGGCCGTAGCaagttctagagcacaagtcttTGGTACTGTTGTCAGGACCAGTAGTCGTTTGAGCGTCCATTGCCTTCGGACATTTCTTAATATTTGTATTGATAGGTTTAAGTGGTTATTAAAGGATCATCTATCTTTGATGTGGTTAAAGagcgagtctgcacattcttcctgtgtctgcgtgggtttcctctgggtgctccggtttcctcccacaagtcccgaaagacgtgctgttaggtgaattggggattccgaattctccctctgtgtagccgaacagggggcgactgtggcgactaggggcttttcacagtaacatcattgcagtgttaatataaacctacttgtgacgataaaaattattaaaattaatcaatatcacgtggaatgaatcaattggctgaagactggcatctgtgatgctggggacttctgaAGGagtccgagatggatcatccactcggcacttctgtctgaagattgttgcaaatgcattAGCCCTATCCTtagcactgatgtgctggactcctccaacatgtgaggatggggatatttgcagagtctcctcctccagtgagttgtttaatcattcaccaccattcaccactggatgtggcaggactgcagagcttatatCTGATCCATTAGTTGTGGAATTGCTAAGCTCTGTCTACACTTACTGCTTATGTTGATTAGCATGCACTttgtcctgtgttgtaacttcaccagatGTTaacttcatttttaggtatgccttctGCTACCCCTGGCATCCCCTCCTGCatttttcattgaaccagggttgattctctggcctgatggtaatggtagaatggagGATATTCTgggtcatgaggttacagattgtggttgagggtatcctcaatgtgaatatgggactttgtctccacaagcattgtgaggtggtca is from Scyliorhinus canicula chromosome 11, sScyCan1.1, whole genome shotgun sequence and encodes:
- the LOC119973809 gene encoding nucleotide-binding oligomerization domain-containing protein 1-like translates to MENLLYITFLFFQRLIFSEGSFSRVNGILGTDISLPCTFPVAVNFNLQDLVITWQRTASSIVVHSFYNEENHPEYQDSAFRGRTKLFPQEFPRGNAAVRLKGATMSDQGNYTCYVIQEDGKGYIEHLVELQLYEKPLVPGTDDKNPALERKNPEFLMAISGGILIVLITVGVGLCRKQKTKSQYPDEEMPLLGDVVEGNELSSVLCSSILGYIMLLHLTTVIKSKCNRSLPEAIQIFKEYIMKNTTNCFDKVSQRKPKTYSSLARTVNVTCPKEQGTLDDFVESGASGIEREVNAAHLLSLPQEKMCSSQRVLLIGDAGVGKSWAATSIQQEWAASRPSPPVSCVIVFRFYDLNRIEGKSTLRKLFKKQCAPLSTVLTELLSNPRGVLIILDGLDEFSHQLQWDSLDGDFNIDTEAEVNILVSKIISKDLLKEAQVLVTSRWNTKPMEANKKYFDCVLVISGFTNDQLRRYCELFYQGKEKAAKMYQHITENDTINYLTSNPLNSYILCNILDRCSCSLDAITHLPATNSKVFLLFLYSLVNCDATEKLKSETEQKLLKDTILNLGELCFNSLLSGKLEMKTDDLDAYGINPEVLSAYFSNLILEKTCEGQSTFEFQHVVLKEQFAALYCATSLKDDTEELIKNLDLWCFGKMPLNQKSQYYLRAFKPEDTEKMDNFTRLLMGSLTAGKDSTLWNCNYPLTRSTARALITWFKSHLEQDIKKTEMLSLMRCLFELHDSTVTAAVSPHIKHVDFFNISLSPLDLTALRYCLSHSTVDTLDLRLCTLGDFGIQLLKEILFKCKTVSVSSNKLTEKSAEILSEILQRPQCNIETLSCGTNSFGSKGTQFLWKALAKNQSLKFLRLYDNQITDEGTENMVQHLRCNRTLEKVYLCANKFGDQGWRNIQEAKKLLNGLEIVTKIVEEEDLLLRVETQAIQLLSQSHEYNQEWLQKIMESILKDLGDESDITDQRTKTRVGNIKENINKLLCKEQTMSA